A stretch of DNA from Roseovarius faecimaris:
TGAAGACACGCAAGGCCATTGGTCCGGATGACCGGGAGCTGGCCGAGAACCCGCGGTCGCGCAGTGCCAAGCTGAGGGTGGCGGAGCGAACGGATGCCGCCCCCGGCAGGACCGACCGCAAAGCCCTGGGAATGCCGATGTTGAAGGGGGAAAGATAATGCGCAGCTTTCTTGTGGTGATCACGGCGGTGGCGGTGATTGCGCTGGCCTTCTGGGCCTATCGCGAGAATTACGAGACGCAGGAGGCGCAGGCCGAGGCGCGGGATCTGATGCAGGAGATTGCCCGGGAACGCCAGCGCTTGCGCATGCTCAATGCCGAATGGGCCTATCTCAACCGTCCCGAGCGTCTGCGCGACCTTGCCGAGCTCAATTTCGACAAGCTGGGGCTGGTGCCGCTGCGCCCGGATCAGTTTGGCCGGATCGATCAGGTGGCCTTCCCGCGTGAGGAAGAGGAACTGCCGATCCTGAACCCTGTCGAGGTGTCCAACATGGAGCAATTCCCATGATCCGTACGCCGCTGCGCCCGCTGGCGCGCATCCTTGAGGCCCGCGCGAAGGGCGAGAACCCCGACGCCATCGAGCGCGAGAATATCCGCCTGCGCCACGAAGAAGAGCGCGACCGCGCCCGCAAGCGGGCCGAGGGCCGGCTTCTGGTGCTGGGGGTGGTGTTCTTTGCCGCCTTCTCGGTGATTGGCGGGCGCATGGGTGTACTGGCCAATTCGGAACCCGCGGAGCCGCGCATTTCGGTGGCCGGGGCGGACATCTATGCCCAGCGGGCCGATATCGTGGACCGCAAGGGCCGGATTCTGGCGACCAACCTTGAGACGCACAGCCTCTATGCTCAGCCGCAACAGATGATCGAGCCCGTCCGCACGGCCAAGGCGCTGGTCAAGATCTTCCCGGACCTGAAGGAAGAGCGGCTGATCAAGGATTTCACCGGCAAGCGCAAGTTCTTGTGGATCAAGAAGAAAATCAGCCCGGAACAGAAACAGGCGGTGCATGAGATCGGCGAGCCCGGCCTGCTTTTCGGACCGCGCGAGATGCGGCTTTATCCCAATGGCACGCTGGCGGCCCATGTGCTTGGCGGGGCAAGCTTTGGCCGCGAGGGGGTGCATGCGGCCGAAGTGATCGGCGTGGCGGGCATTGAGAAGTTTTATGACGAGCGCTTGCGCAACCCCGCAGAGGGGCACAAACCGCTGGAGCTGTCGCTTGATCTGACCATTCAGGCGGCGATCGAGCGGGTGCTCTATGGGGGCATGCGGATCATGAACGCCAAGGGCGCTGCGGCGGTGCTGATGGATGTGCATACCGGCGAGGTGATCTCGATTGCCAGCCTTCCCACATTTGACCCCAATGACCGCCCGCGCCCGCCGACCGAAGGCAATCCGAGCGACAGCCCGCTCTTCAACCGGGCGGTGCAGGGGGTGTATGAGCTGGGCTCGACCTTCAAGATTTTCGCCGCCGCGCAGGCGCTGGAGCTTGGGCTGGTGAATGCCGAGACGATCATCGACACCTCGGGGCCGATGAAAGTGGGCGGGCATACGATTGGTGAGTTCGACCGCAAGAATTACGGCAAGATCAGCGTGTCGGAGATAATCGTGAAGTCATCGAACCGGGGCACCGGCCGGATGGCGTTGCAGATCGGCCCGAAGCGGCAGAAAGAGTTTCTCGAAACGCTGGGGTTCTTCGAGCCCACGGGGCTTGAGATTGTCGAATCGAAAGGCGGCAAGCCGCTTTTGCCGCAACGCTGGACGGACCTCTCGACGGTGACGATCTCCTACGGGCACGGCCTGTCTTCCAGTCCGCTGCATCTGGCGGCGGGCTATGCGGCGATTGCCAATGGCGGCACGCGGATCCGGCCCACCTTGCTGAAACAGGACGGCCCGCAGAACGGGGAGCGCGTCATGTCGCCCGCCACGGCCCGCGAGGCGCGCACCATGCTGCGCAAGGTGGTGACCGAAGGCACGGCCAGCATGGGCGACGTGCCGGGATATGCGGTGGGCGGCAAGACCGGCACCGCCGACAAGCCCAAGGAGCGCGGCGGCGGCTACTACAAGGACAAGACCATCACCACCTTCGCCAGCATCTTCCCGGCGCACAAGCCGGAATACGTGCTGATCGTGACGCTGGACGAGCCGGTGGAAACCTCGGGGTCGAAACCGCGCCGCACGGCGGGGTGGACGGCGGTCCCCGTGGCCTCCGAGATCACCCGGCGCGTGGCCCCTCTGCTTGGCCTGCGGCCCGAGATTGAACCCGCCCAATTTAGCGGTATAACGCTGACATCGAATTGACCCGTGATCAGGGACAGGTGATGTGGGGCAGACAGTGACTTTGGCAGGTCTGGGGCTAACGGCGCAAGGCGGCCGCAGCCCCGAGATCACGGGGCTGGCGGTGGACAGCCGCGAGGTGAAACCGGGCTATCTTTTCGCCGCCTTGCCCGGCACGCGGGTGCATGGGGGCGAGTTCATCCAATATGCGCTGCGCATGGGGGCGGCGGCGGTGCTGACCGACGCGCAGGGTGCCGAGATCGCCCGCGCGGAACTGGCGGCGAGCGAGGCCGCGCTGGTCATCGCCGAGGATCCCCGTCAGACGCTGGCCTATGCCGCGGCCCTCTGGTTTGGCGCACAGCCCGAGACCATGGTTGCGGTGACCGGGACCAACGGCAAAACCTCGGTGGCGAGCTTTACCCGGCAGATCTGGGCGGCACTGGGCTTTGACGCCGTGAACCTTGGCACCACGGGGGTGGAAGGGGCATGGAGCGCACCGCTCAAGCACACCACGCCGGAGCCGATCACCCTGCACCGGACGCTGGCCGAGGCCGAGGCCCATGGGATCACCCATGCGGCGATGGAGGCCTCGTCGCACGGGCTGGAACAGCGCCGCCTGGATGGCGTGCGGCTGGCGGCGGCGGGGTTCACAAACTTCACCCAGGATCATCTGGATTACCACGCCACGTTTGAGGAATACTTCGCGGCCAAGGCCGGGCTTTTCGCGCGGGTGCTGCCCGAGGATGGCGTGGCGGTGATCAACATGGATGATCCGCGCGGCCCGGACATGGCCGAGATCGCGCTTGATCGGGGCCAGGAGGTGATCCGCGTGGGCTCTGCCCCCGGCAATGACCTGCAAATCCTCGCGCAGCGGTTCGAGGCGACGGGACAGGAGTTGCGCTTTGACTGGCATGGCCGGGTGCAGCAGCTCAGGCTGGGGCTGATCGGCGGGTTTCAGGCCGAGAACCTGATGATTGCGGCCGGGCTGGTGATCGCCTCGGGTGCGGACCCGGACCGGGTGTTCGAGACGCTGCCGCAGATGACCACGGTGCGCGGCCGGATGCAGTTGGCCGCGACGCGCGAAAATGGCGCGGCGGTGTTCGTGGATTACGCCCATACGCCCGATGCGGTGGCCACGGCGCTCAAGGCGCTGCGCCCGCATGTGATGGGCCGGCTGGTGGCGATTGTCGGCGCGGGCGGGGACCGCGACCCGACCAAGCGGCCCCTGATGGGGCAGGCGGCGGCAGACCATGCGGATGTCGTGATCGTGACCGATGACAACCCGCGCAGCGAGGACCCCGCCGCGATCCGAGCGGCGGTGATGCAGGGCTGCCCGGAGGCCACCGAGGTGGGCGACCGCGCCGAGGCGATCCTGCGCGGCGTGGACGCGCTGGGGCCGGGCGACGCGCTGCTGATCTCGGGCAAGGGGCATGAGACCGGGCAGATCGTGGGCGACGATGTGCTGCCCTTTGACGACACCGAACAGGCGAGCGTGGCGGTGGCCGCGCTCGATGGGGGCGGGGCATGAGCCTTTGGTCCTCACATGACGCCGCCGAGGCCACGGGCGGGCGTAGCACCGGTGACTGGCAGGCGAGCGGTGTGTCGATCGACACGCGCACCCTCCAGCCGGGCGATCTTTTCGTGGCCCTCAAGGATGTGCGCGACGGGCATGAGTTTGTCGCGCAGGCGCTGGAGAAAGGCGCCGCCGCGGCCCTTGTCAACCATATCCCCGACGGGGTGCCGGAGGATGCGCCGCTGTTGATCGTGAAGGACGTTCTTCCTGCGCTGGAGGCATTGGGCGTCGCGGCACGGGCGCGCACCGGGGCGAAGGTCGTGGCGGTGACCGGCTCGGTCGGCAAGACCTCGACCAAGGAAATGCTGCGCGACGTGCTGTCCCATCAGGGGCGCACCCATGCGGCGGAGGCCAGTTACAACAACCACTGGGGCGTGCCGCTGACGCTGGCGCGGATGCCTGCCGACACGGAATTCGCCGTGATCGAGATCGGCATGAGCAATCCCGGCGAGATCGCGCCCTTGAGCCGCATGGCACGCCCGCATGTGGCGATTGTGACCACCGTCGCGGCGGCGCATCTGGAGGCGTTCGAAAACCTCGAAGGGATCGCCCATGAAAAGGCGTCGATCTTCGAAGGGCTGGAGCCGGGCGGCGTGGCCATTGTCAACGGCGATGTCGAGACGGCCCCGATCCTGAGGCAGAAAGCAGAGGCGCGGGCGGCCCGCGTGATCGGTTTCGGTGCGGATGACGCCAATGATCACCGGCTGCTCAAGGTCAGTCTGGGCGACGAGGTGACAACCGTGCAGGCGCGCGCGGGCGACGTGCCGGTCCTTTACAAGCTGGGCGTGGTGGGTCGGCATTTCGCCCATAACGCGCTGGCCGTGCTGGCCGCGGTCGAGGCGATGGGCGGTGATCTCGCGGTGGCGGCCTCTGACCTCGGGCACTGGGTGCCGCCGGGGGGGCGCGGACGGCGCGAGACGCTGATCCTCGACAAGAGCGATGACAGCCTGACCGTCGATCTGCTGGACGATGCGTTCAATGCCAACCCGACCTCGATGGCGGCCTCGCTGGAGGTGCTGGCCGCCGCAACGCCCATGGAAGGGGTGGGGCGGATTGACAAGGGCCGACGCATCGCCATCCTTGGCGACATGCTTGAGCTTGGTCCCGATGAGGCGGCGATGCATGCCGCCCTTGCCGACCTGCCCGCGATGCAGGCGGTGACGCTGGTGCATTGCGTGGGCCCACGGATGCGTCACCTTTACGAGGCGTTGCCCGAACATCAGCGCGGTAAATGGGTTGCAACCGCGCCGGAATTGGCGGATGAGGCACTCCGCCTGCTGGATGCGGGCGACGTGGTGCTGGTCAAGGGCTCGAAGGGCAGCAAGGTCAGCCTGGTGGTTGATGCGCTGCGCCGCGCCTGCCGGACCAAGGAAAAGGACGAGTAGATGCTGTATTGGTTGACCGCATGGTCGGATGGCGGGGATTTCTTCAACCTCTTTCGCTATATCACCTTCCGATCTGGCGGGGCGTTCATGACGGCGCTGCTCTTCGGGTTCATCTTTGGCAAGCCACTGATCAACATGCTGCGGGTCCGGCAAGGCAAGGGCCAGCCCATTCGCGATGACGGCCCGGAGGGGCACTTCGTCAAGGCCGGCACACCGACGATGGGAGGCTTACTGATCGTGGGCGCCCTGGTGACCTCGACGCTTCTCTGGGCGCGGCTGGACAATCCGTTTGTCTGGCTGGTTCTTTTCGTAACGCTGGCCTTCGGCACCATCGGCTTTGCGGATGATTACGCCAAGGTCAGCAAGCAGAACGTGTCGGGCGTGTCGGGCAAGGTAAGGCTGGGCATGGGGTTCGTCATCGCAGGTGTCGCCTCGTGGTGGGCCAGCATGTATCACCCCGAGGCGCTGCAATATCAGCTTGCCCTACCGGTCTTCAAGGACACGCTGATCAATCTCGGGCTGTTCTTCATCCCCTTCGCGATGTTCGTGATCGTGGGGGCCGCCAATGCGGTGAACCTGACCGACGGGCTGGATGGTCTTGCGATCATGCCGGTGATGATTGCCGCCGGCACGCTGGGGCTGATCGCCTATGCGGTGGGGCGCGTGGACTTCACCGAATATCTCGATGTGCATTACGTGCCGGGCACCGGGGAAATTCTGGTCTTTGTGGCAGGCCTTGCGGGCGGTGGTCTTGGGTTCCTGTGGTATAACGCGCCGCCGGCGGCCGTGTTCATGGGCGATACCGGGTCTCTGGCCCTGGGTGGGGCACTTGGCGCCATCGCCGTGGCCACCAAGCACGAGATCGTGCTGGGCATTGTCGGCGGCCTGTTCGTGGTCGAAGCGCTGAGCGTGATCATCCAGGTGCTCTATTTCAAACGCACCGGCAAGCGCGTCTTCCTGATGGCGCCGATCCACCACCATTACGAGAAAAAAGGCTGGGCCGAGCCGCAGATCGTGATCCGCTTCTGGATCATCGCGCTGATCCTGGCGATGATCGGGCTGGCGACGCTGAAGGTGCGCTAGTGGCGGTGGTCCGCGACACAAACGCGATGATCGCGGGCATGGCGCCCGTGCTGGACCCTGAGACCTACCATTTCGTCACCTTGCCCGAAGGGGCGGCGCTGCCCGGCGCGGCCCTGGCGAGCTTTGTCGAAGACGAGGGTCTGTCGGTGATCCTGCCCGAAGCATTGGCCAAGGAATTGGGCCTGCTGTCTGAAACTCCCATGCGGCGGATCACGCTGAGTGTGTATTCCGCCCTTGACGGGGTCGGGCTGACGGCAGCGGTGGCCGGGGCGCTGGCGGAGGCGGGGATCCCCTGCAACATGGTGGCGGCCACCCGGCATGATCACGCCTTTGTGCCGGTGGCCCAGGCGGTGCAGGCGATGACGATCCTGAAGGCGCTGGCCTCCGATGGGGAGACGCGCGATGTTTGACCGGCTCGATCCTGCCCGGCGCACGGCGCTGGTGACCGGGGGCAACCGGGGCATCGGCAAGGCGATTGCGCGGGGGCTGCTGGAGCGTGATCTCAACGTGATCATCGCCTGTCGGGACGCCGAAGACGGGACCCGCGTCGCCGATGAAATGGGCGCGCATTTCGTCTATTGCGATCTTTCGGCCCCGATGGTTCTTCCGCCGGAGGGGGCAGAGGTGGATGTGCTGGTCAACAATGCGGGCGTGTGTTTCGATGCGCCGCTCTTGTCGCGCAAGGCAGAGTTTGAAGAGGTCATGAACGTCATGGTGACGGGGCCTTACGAGTTGATCCGGCAGGTGGTGCCTGGCATGCGTCAGCGCGGCTATGGCCGGATTGTCAATGTCTCCTCGGGTTGGGGCAGTTTTGGCGAGGGGCTGGAGGGGCCGGGGGCCTATGGTGTCGCCAAGGCGGCACTGAACGCGCTGACCGTCGCCGTCGCGCGCGAAGTGCCTGACGATATCAAGGTCAACGCCATGTGCCCCGGTTGGGTGCGCACACGGATGGGCGGGCAGGGGGCCACGCGCAGCCCCGAGGAAGGGGCCGACACCGCGCTGTGGCTGGCCTGTCTGGACGACGATGGCCCCACGGGTGGCTTTTTTCGCGACCGCAAACCGATCGACTGGTAGCGGCAGGCTGGTCAAGGCCGGGGCGTTGCGCTAGCGATAGGACAAGCGAGGGGAGGGCCGGGATGCCACATGCCGAACTGAGATATTCCAGCGATCTGCAGATCGATGCCGCTGCCGTTCTGGCCCGGATCGAAGAGGTGATCCAGGCGCATGATGCCGGATCCGGCGCGTGCAAGGGCCGGGCCTATCCGGCGCAGGTGTTCCACCACACGCATTGCCTGCTAACGCTCAGCCTGCTGACCAAGCCGCACCGCGATGCGGCCTTTACCCATGCGCTGATGGCGGATGTGGAGGCGGCGGTGAAGGCGATGATCCCGCAGAGCTGCTATTTCTCGCTGGGGCTTGAATATAGCGGCGCCACTTACGTGACCAACCGGCATGAGGTGGCCGCATGATCCCCGTGCTGGGAGTTGAGGGCGCGCGCGTGGCTGTACTCGGGCTGGGCCGGTCGGGTCTGTCGGCGGCGCGGGCCTTGCAGGCGGGCGGGGCGGTGCCGCTCTGCTGGGACGACAACCCCGAGGCGCGCGACCGGGCGCAGGCCGAGGGTTTCGACGTGGCTGACCTGAGCCGCCCCGGCGCCTTTGACGAGGTGGCAAGCCTGATCGTCAGCCCGGGTATTCCGCATCTTTATCCCGCGCCCAACAAGGTGGTGGCCGCGGCGCTGCACGCGGGCGTGCCGGTGGACAACGATATCGGCCTGTTCTTCCGCTCGCTGGCGGTCCCGGAGTGGGATAATTACGACACCGCGCCGCGGGTGATCGCGGTGACCGGCTCCAACGGCAAATCCACCACCTCGGCGCTGATCCATCACGTGCTGAGCGAGGCCGGGCGCGAGGCGCAGCTTGCCGGCAATATCGGGCGCGGGGTGCTGGATATCGACCCGCCCGGCGATGGCGGCGTGGTGGTGCTGGAGCTTTCCAGCTATCAGACCGAGCTTGCCCGCGCGCTGACGCCCGATGTGGCGGTCTTCACCAATCTCAGCCCCGATCACCTGGACCGGCATGGCGGGCTTGGCGGGTATTTCGCAGCCAAGAGGCGCCTCTTCGCAGAAGGCGGGCCGGACCGGGCGGTGATCGGCGTGGACGAGGATGAAGGGCAGTTTCTGGCGGGCCAGCTTGCCGAAGCACCGGGCGATGACCGGGTGATCCGCATCTCGGTCGCGGCCAAGCTGAGCGGGCCGGGCTGGGCGGTCTTTGCCAGGAAGGGGTTCCTGAGCGAGTACCGCAAGGGCCGACAGGCCGGGTCAATCGACCTGCGCGGGATCAAGGGCCTGCCGGGGGCGCATAACCATCAGAACGCCTGTTGCGCCTATGCCGCCTGCCGCACGTTGGGGCTGGCGCCGAAGGTGATCGAGCGCGGTTTTGCCAGCTTTGGCGGTCTGCCGCACCGCTCGCAACTGATTGCCGAAAAGGCGGGCGTGGCTTTCGTCAATGACAGCAAGGCCACGAATGTGGACAGCGCCCTGAAGGCGTTGCAGGCGTTTCAGAACATCCGCTGGATCTGTGGCGGGCTGGAGAAGGAAGGCGGGCTTGCCGGGCTCGCTCCGGGTTTGCAGAACGTGGTGAAGGCCTATGTGATCGGGCGCGAGGCGGCGCAGTTCGCGATGCAGCTTGACGAGGTGGAAACGCAGGTCTGCACGACGATGGCGGCGGCTGTGGACGCGGCAATGGCCGAGGCGCAGGCCGGCGACACGGTGCTTCTGGCCCCCGCCGCGGCAAGTTTCGACCAGTATGACAGCTTCGAGCGGCGCGGCGAGGATTTCATGGCCGAGGTGCAGGCGCGGCTTTAGCCCGGCGCCGGCGCGGCCAACCGCATGGGCGGCCCTAGGACGCGGCGTTGGCGTGATCGAAAAACGCCTTCATCACGATCTGCCATTGGCCGTCATGTTTGATCAGCGTCAGATAGTCGGTGAAAGTCGTGCCAAAACAGGCATCCGTCACCTTCGCCACCGCGACATCGCCAGTGATGTCCAGCGACACGATCTCGTACTCGTAAGGCGTTCCGGGCGGCAGGGCGGTTTCGCCTTCGACCGAGCTGATGAATGTCTCGCGATCGAAGAATTCGTAAGTCCCGTCGAAGTGACCGGCCTGCATGCATTGCGGGTGCATCGCGCGTTTCAGCCGCTCCCCCTGACCGTAGATCATCCCTTCCAGATACTCGACAACCACCGTTTCAATCGCATCCCGTTCGTTCCCGTTGCTCATCATCCGGTTCTCCATCCTGCGCAGCCGCCCGGCACGGGGCAGCCTGATGCCCAATATGCGGTGCCCCTTCCCTGATGTCTTGTGAATTTTGCCGGGAAAGGGGTGGTGCGTTTCTTGCAATTGCAATTGCAGTGCATTGGCGGCAGGTTGGGCCACAAAGGAGAGCCTCAATGCCACAGCACCTTGCCCCAGAGACCATTCAGCAATTCCGTGATCAGGGCGCGACCGTGCTGCGCGGTGCGTTTTCAGACTGGATCGACCGTCTGCGCGAGGGCGTGGATTACAACATGGCGCATCCTGCCCCGAACGCCCGCGACTATCGCACCGAGGAGGGCGGGCGCTTCCTGTCGGATTACTGCAACTGGGACCGGATCGAGGCCTATCGCGATTTCATCTTCAACTCGCCCGCCGCCGCCATCGGGGCCGAGCTGATGAGCAGCGAGACGGTGCGGCTTTTCCACGAGCATGTCATCGTCAAGACGCCCAAGACCGGCATGCCGACGCCCTGGCATCAGGATCTGCCCTATTACAGCGTCGATGCCACCCAGACGGTCAGCATCTGGATCCCGATGGATGCGGTGCCGCGCGACCGGACGCTGGAGTTCGTGGCAGGCTCGCACAAATGGGGCAAGCATTACCGCCCGCAGCGCTTTGACGGCACCGCTCTGAACGAGAATGACGGGCTGGAGGAGTTGCCCGATATCGACGGCAACCGCGCGGAGTATGACATTCTCGGCTGGGCTTTGGAGCCGGGCGATGCGGTGGCGTTCGATTATCGCACCGTGCACGGGGCCCCGGCCAACAATTCGGCCTCGGCCCAGCGGCGGGCGTTTTCCCTGCGCCTGCTTGGAGACGACGCCACCTTTGCCCGGCGCGAGGGGATCGTGACCTCGCCACCCTTTGAGGGGGTGACACTCAAACATGGCGACCCGATGGACGCGCCGGAGTTCCCGCGGTTGATGTAGGTGGGGGAGGGCGAATACGGGTTGTGGTTGTCTGGATTGCGGGACGCAAGCTGCCGTTCAACCGTCGCGCCATAGGCGGCCCATGGCCAGGCCCCGGGATGGCCATCCTGACCGGGGTTCTAAAGCCCTTTATCCCCGCCGCATCCGCGCGCAGAACGAGCGAAGCGCCCAGCATTACCCTATCGCCAGCCCAGGTAGGGGGGCTGGCGATGGGCCGGGCGCTTCGCGCTGTTAACCGGCCTGTTGTGTATCGCTCGAAGGTCCGCAAAGGGCTCAGCACGGACATTGCCAATACGGGAAAGCAAGGCGCTATTCTAAGCCGGTCTTTCGTGCCTTGATCGCCTGACCCGCCGCCCAGCCCGAGGACCAGGCCCATTGGAAGTTGTAGCCGCCCAGCCAGCCTGTCACATCCACGGCCTCGCCGATCACGTAGAGGCCGGGGACGGTCTTGGACATCATCGTTTTGGAGGACAGCCCGGCGGTGTCGATCCCACCCAGGGTGACTTCCGCCGTGCGGTAGCCTTCGGAGCCGTTGGGGGTGAGCGTCCAGTTGCGCAAACCTTCGACCAGCGCCGAAAGCGCCGCGTCGGACTGATCGGCCAGATTGCCCGTCATGGGCAGGGCCGGGCCGAGATGCTCCACCAGTTTGGCGGGCAGGTGACGCGCCAGTTCCGTCTTGAGCTGCCTGCGGCCCTCGCGCTGGCGTTGGTTGCGCAGGGTGTCAAAGAGCGTGCCATCGGGATCGAGGTCGAGCGTGATCGCCTCACCCTCGCGCCAATAAGAGCTGATTTGCAGGATAGCAGGCCCGGAGAGGCCGCGATGGGTAAAGAGCACGGCCTCGTCAAAACCGGCGCGGTCATTGAAGGCGCGTGCCGGGGCGGCCACGCCCGACAGCGGCGCAAACCGCTTGTCGGAAAAGGTGAGCGGCACAAGGGCAGGACGGGGCTCGACGATCTCGTGACCGAATTGCCGGGCGATGTCATAGGCCAGCCCCGTCGCCCCCATGGCGGGGATCGACTTTCCGCCGGTGGCCAGCACCAGTGCGGCCGCGCTTACCTCGATGCGGCGCCCGTCGCGTTCCAGCACAACCTGAAAGCGCTCATCGCGCCGCGCCACCTCCACCACGCTGGTGGATAGCCACAGCTCCGCGCCCGCGCGCGCCATCTCAGCGCGCAGCATGTCGATGATCTGGGTGGATTTGCCATCGCAAAAGAGCTGGCCCAGGGTTTTCTCGTGCCAGGAGATGCCATGACGCGCGACGAGATCGACAAAATCCCATTGGGTATAGCGGCTGAGCGCGGATTTGCAGTAATGCGGGTTGGCCGACAGGAAAGCCGCAGGCTCTGTATACATATTGGTGAAGTTGCAGCGCCCGCCGCCGGAAATGCGGATCTTCTCCCCCGGCTTTTTGGCATGATCCACCACCAGCACGCCCGCCCCGGCATGGGCCGCGCACATCATCCCGGCCGCACCGGCCCCCAAGATCAGCGTATTGACCTGCATGTCATGCGCCATGCCGTTTTCGCCCCCGCATGGCAAGCCCCCGCGTCGTCTTCTTGGGTCAAATACTCCCGTCGGAGGTGTCCAACGCCAGCCAGGGGCGCGCCGATCGGCAATTTGACCCCCTTATCTCGCTCAAAGCTTCCCTCACGCCACAACACCTGCTACACTGGCGGGATAGACCCCGGAAAGGGGCAGGCTGAGGCAGTGGTGAGCGGTTGTCATGACAGAGATGGTCTATGGGGCGGTCCCGGTGCGGGATGGGGAACCCATCTTGCCGAAATGGTGGCGCACGATCGACAAATGGTCGGTCTCCTGTGTGCTGATCCTGTTCGGGATCGGGATTTTGCTGGGTCTGGCGGCGTCGGTGCCGCTGGCGGAAAAGAACGGGTTTGAGCATTTCCACTACGTGAAGCGGCAGGCGCTGTTCGGCGGGCTGGCGCTGACGGCGATGTTTCTGACCTCGATGATGAGCCCGCAACTGGTGCGGCGCCTGGCGGTGCTGGGCTTTATCGGGGCGTTTATTGCCCTCGTGCTGCTGCCGGTCTTCGGCACGGATTTCGGCAAGGGGGCGGTGCGGTGGTACAGCCTCGGCTTTGCCTCTGTGCAACCTTCGGAGTTTCTCAAGCCCGGTTTCGTGGTGGTGGCCGCGTGGATGATGGCGGCGAGCCAGGATATCAACGGCCCGCCGGGGATCAGCTGGTCTTTCGTGCTGGCCATCGTAATCGTGGCCTTTCTGGCGATGCAGCCCGATTTCGGGCAGGCCTGTCTGGTGCTCTTTGGCTGGGGGGTGATGTATTTCGTGGCCGGTGCGCCGATAACCCTGCTTGTGATCATGGCGGTGCTGGTGGTGCTGGCGGGGTCTTTCGCCTATTCCAATTCCGAGCATTTCGCGCGCCGGATCGACGGGTTTCTGAGCCCCGATGTGGACCCCAACACGCAGTTGGGCTTTGCCACCAATGCGATCCGCGAAGGCGGGTTCTTTGGTGTGGGCGTGGGCGAGGGCGAGGTGAAATGGTCCCTGCCGGATGCGCATACGGATTTCATCATCGCCGTGGCGGCCGAGGAATACGGCCTCGTTCTGGTGCTGTGCATCATCACGCTTTACGCCTCCATCGTGGTGCGCTCTTTCCTGCGGCTGATGAAGGAACGCGATCCGTTCATTCGCCTTGCCGGGACCGGGCTTGCGGCGATGTTTGGCGTGCAGGCGATGATCAATATGGGCGTCGCGGTGCGGCTTCTGCCGGCCAAGGGCATGACGCTGCCCTTCGTGAGCTATGGCGGGTCTTCGCTGATTGCGGGCGGGATCGCGCTTGGCATGCTCTTTGCCTTCACGCGCTCCCGGCCGCAGGGCGGGGTGGGCGATATTCTGCGGGGGCATATCCGGTGAATGGCGTTCAGCAAAAGGTGCGTGAAATCACGCACCCTACGGCGTAGCTCATGGCGGAGCGTCAGCCTCTTCTCATCATCGCCGCAGGCGGCACGGGTGGGCATATGTTCCCCGCACAGGCGCTGGCCGAGGTGATGCTGCGGCGGGGCTGGCGGGTCAAGCTGAGCACGGATGCGCGTGGCGCGCGCTACACGGGAGGGTTCCCGCATTCCGTCGAGATCGAGCAGATCTCAAGCGCCACCTTCGCACGCGGCGGGCTGGTGGCGAAACTGGCCGTGCCGTTCCGCATTCTTGGCGGGGTGCTGTCGGCGGCGTTTGGCATGATGCGCGACAAACCGGATGTGGTGGTGGGTTTCGGCGGCTACCCGTCGATCCCCGCGCTTGGTGCGGCGTGGCTCTTGCGCCGCCCGCGCATGGTGCATGAGCAAAACGGCGTTCTGGGCCGGGTCAACCAGATCTTTGCCAAACGGGTGGAC
This window harbors:
- the mraY gene encoding phospho-N-acetylmuramoyl-pentapeptide-transferase, which gives rise to MLYWLTAWSDGGDFFNLFRYITFRSGGAFMTALLFGFIFGKPLINMLRVRQGKGQPIRDDGPEGHFVKAGTPTMGGLLIVGALVTSTLLWARLDNPFVWLVLFVTLAFGTIGFADDYAKVSKQNVSGVSGKVRLGMGFVIAGVASWWASMYHPEALQYQLALPVFKDTLINLGLFFIPFAMFVIVGAANAVNLTDGLDGLAIMPVMIAAGTLGLIAYAVGRVDFTEYLDVHYVPGTGEILVFVAGLAGGGLGFLWYNAPPAAVFMGDTGSLALGGALGAIAVATKHEIVLGIVGGLFVVEALSVIIQVLYFKRTGKRVFLMAPIHHHYEKKGWAEPQIVIRFWIIALILAMIGLATLKVR
- a CDS encoding ACT domain-containing protein, yielding MVRDTNAMIAGMAPVLDPETYHFVTLPEGAALPGAALASFVEDEGLSVILPEALAKELGLLSETPMRRITLSVYSALDGVGLTAAVAGALAEAGIPCNMVAATRHDHAFVPVAQAVQAMTILKALASDGETRDV
- a CDS encoding SDR family NAD(P)-dependent oxidoreductase: MFDRLDPARRTALVTGGNRGIGKAIARGLLERDLNVIIACRDAEDGTRVADEMGAHFVYCDLSAPMVLPPEGAEVDVLVNNAGVCFDAPLLSRKAEFEEVMNVMVTGPYELIRQVVPGMRQRGYGRIVNVSSGWGSFGEGLEGPGAYGVAKAALNALTVAVAREVPDDIKVNAMCPGWVRTRMGGQGATRSPEEGADTALWLACLDDDGPTGGFFRDRKPIDW
- the murD gene encoding UDP-N-acetylmuramoyl-L-alanine--D-glutamate ligase, giving the protein MIPVLGVEGARVAVLGLGRSGLSAARALQAGGAVPLCWDDNPEARDRAQAEGFDVADLSRPGAFDEVASLIVSPGIPHLYPAPNKVVAAALHAGVPVDNDIGLFFRSLAVPEWDNYDTAPRVIAVTGSNGKSTTSALIHHVLSEAGREAQLAGNIGRGVLDIDPPGDGGVVVLELSSYQTELARALTPDVAVFTNLSPDHLDRHGGLGGYFAAKRRLFAEGGPDRAVIGVDEDEGQFLAGQLAEAPGDDRVIRISVAAKLSGPGWAVFARKGFLSEYRKGRQAGSIDLRGIKGLPGAHNHQNACCAYAACRTLGLAPKVIERGFASFGGLPHRSQLIAEKAGVAFVNDSKATNVDSALKALQAFQNIRWICGGLEKEGGLAGLAPGLQNVVKAYVIGREAAQFAMQLDEVETQVCTTMAAAVDAAMAEAQAGDTVLLAPAAASFDQYDSFERRGEDFMAEVQARL
- a CDS encoding nuclear transport factor 2 family protein is translated as MSNGNERDAIETVVVEYLEGMIYGQGERLKRAMHPQCMQAGHFDGTYEFFDRETFISSVEGETALPPGTPYEYEIVSLDITGDVAVAKVTDACFGTTFTDYLTLIKHDGQWQIVMKAFFDHANAAS
- a CDS encoding phytanoyl-CoA dioxygenase family protein, producing the protein MPQHLAPETIQQFRDQGATVLRGAFSDWIDRLREGVDYNMAHPAPNARDYRTEEGGRFLSDYCNWDRIEAYRDFIFNSPAAAIGAELMSSETVRLFHEHVIVKTPKTGMPTPWHQDLPYYSVDATQTVSIWIPMDAVPRDRTLEFVAGSHKWGKHYRPQRFDGTALNENDGLEELPDIDGNRAEYDILGWALEPGDAVAFDYRTVHGAPANNSASAQRRAFSLRLLGDDATFARREGIVTSPPFEGVTLKHGDPMDAPEFPRLM